Proteins encoded by one window of Mustela erminea isolate mMusErm1 chromosome 5, mMusErm1.Pri, whole genome shotgun sequence:
- the BLOC1S6 gene encoding biogenesis of lysosome-related organelles complex 1 subunit 6 has protein sequence MSVPGPTSPDGVLTGPPHGLGAGKLTPGLSDTSPDEGLLEDLTVEDKAVEQLAEGLLSHYLPDLQRSKQALQELTQNQVVLLDTLEQEISKFKECHSMLDINALFTEAKHYHAKLVNIRKEMLMLHEKTSKLKKRALKLQQKRQKEELEREQQREKEFEREKQLTAKPAKRT, from the exons ATGAGTGTTCCTGGGCCGACGTCCCCGGACGGGGTCCTGACAGGGCCACCCCACGGCCTCGGGGCCGGGAAGCTGACGCCAG GTTTAAGTGACACTTCGCCAGATGAAGGGTTACTAGAGGACTTGACTGTAGAGGACAAAGCTGTGGAGCAGCTGGCAGAAGGATTGCTTTCTCACTACCTGCCAGATTTGCAGAGATCAAAACAAGCTCTTCAGGAACTCAC ACAGAACCAAGTTGTATTACTAGACACACTGGAACAAGAGATTTCGAAATTTAAAGAATGTCATTCTATGTTGGATATTAATGCTTTG TTCACTGAAGCTAAACACTATCATGCTAAGTTGGTGAATATAAGAAAAGAGATGCTGATGCTTCATGAAAAGACGTCCAAGTTAAAA AAAAGAGCCCTTAAACTGCagcagaagaggcagaaagaagagttGGAAAGGGAGCAGCAACGTGAGAAGGagtttgaaagagaaaagcagttaaCTGCCAAACCAGCTAAGAGGACGTGA